The following are encoded together in the Lactuca sativa cultivar Salinas chromosome 1, Lsat_Salinas_v11, whole genome shotgun sequence genome:
- the LOC128127477 gene encoding uncharacterized protein LOC128127477, which produces MEEKQLKGGLVEVARSLRAKFDAENAKGPPCEGVQPKEIFMIRSKRSREEQRGEQVIVKPSARALMFSIQDPRSDGWKGDNPLIIQTSIKDVTIHKVYINTGSSVDIIYEHCFRLLPDRWKDNLRPTTGRLVGFTGHSLWPLGTIHLPLTITSHNKQRKKTALIEFVVIRHSAEHNIILGRTALLKLGAVPSTMHGIMKFDTPKGEATILATPPRELRCYTVMKPAEITKGPKRPRGNPTKGKEVINEGYPDQLVNVGSDLPSHTRKALVDLLKRYKHVFAWTPTDMVGVERKVIEHKLMIKPGVKEVKQKKRVQGGDRNRAINAEMSKLTEAGIVREAMFPTWIANPIMVRKQDGSWRMCIDFSDLNKACPKDCYPLPEIDQKVESLQGFKLKCFLDANKGYHQILMIKEDEEKTAFYTDHGTFCYTKMPFGLKNAGATYQRLVDSIFAKQIGRNIEVYVDDMVIKSPNEEKMLQDIEETFKTLEVAKMKLNPTKCTFVVEEGQFLGYYVTRQSVQPSPTKVDEFIETPTPNSLRDAQGLNGKLTALIRFISKSADKAMSLFHTLKGCIEKNSFQWTNEAEKALQRIKEALHKLPTLATPIPGETLQVYLSTSGEAISSVLAVEREGEQRPVYFVSRALQGPELNYLTLEKLVLALIYAARRLRRYFQAHQIEVLTSYPIKQILLKPETSGRLAKWAIELGEHDINYRPRTSIKGQALADFLLEIPDGGNPTKEKVWVVEEATTGDGSWTLYTDGASSREGSGAGLILTSPEGEEVTYTLRFDFHTSNNEAEYEALLAGLRLAKQMGAKAVTALTDSRLPANQVNGSFEVRDQRMGNYVKMVKQLVGSFGQFTIKQIPRSENKRADALSKLASTCFDHLSKKVLVEVLRERSIDEQQVNILTSVGPTWMTPFREYLQRGVLPDDHDEARKIRIKAPSYAMVNGELYKKGFTSPWLKCVDRARGREILQEAHSGQVGAHKGARALTGKVLRMGVY; this is translated from the coding sequence ATGGAGGAGAAACAACTTAAGGGAGGCCTGGTGGAGGTGGCGCGAAGCCTACGCGCCAAATTCGATGCTGAGAACGCCAAGGGTCCACCCTGTGAAGGAGTTCAGCCCAaggagatattcatgatacgCAGCAAAAGAAGTAGGGAGGAACAGCGGGGCGAGCAAGTCATTGTTAAACCGTCAGCACGCGCGCTCATGTTCTCCATACAGGATCCCCGGTCGGACGGCTGGAAAGGTGACAACCCTCTGATAATACAGACATCCATCAAAGACGTGACTATCCATAAGGTCTATATCAACACCGGGAGTTCAGTAGACATCATCTATGAGCATTGTTTCCGGCTCCTTCCGGATCGCTGGAAAGACAATTTGCGACCTACGACGGGTAGGCTGGTGGGATTCACCGGCCACAGCCTGTGGCCGTTGGGCACGATCCACCTACCCTTAACAATCACTAGCCACAACAAGCAGCGGAAGAAGACCGCCCTGATAGAATTTGTGGTCATTCGACACTCGGCGGAGCACAACATCATCTTAGGGAGGACTGCCCTCTTGAAGCTAGGGGCCGTACCTTCAACCATGCATGGGATCATGAAATTCGACACACCAAAAGGCGAAGCCACGATTTTGGCCACCCCGCCCAGAGAATTGCGGTGCTATACAGTTATGAAGCCAGCAGAAATAACCAAAGGGCCTAAGAGGCCTAGGGGAAATCCTACAAAGGGGAAGGAGGTAATCAATGAGGGATACCCCGACCAGCTGGTCAATGTTGGAAGCGACCTCCCAAGCCACACAAGAAAAGCACTGGTCGATCTGCTCAAACGCTACAAACATGTATTTGCTTGGACCCCCACAGATATGGTGGGGGTAGAAAGGAAGGTCATTGAACATAAGCTAATGATCAAACCGGGGGTAAAAGAGGTTAAGCAGAAGAAGAGGGTACAAGGAGGAGACCGTAACAGGGCGATCAATGCAGAAATGTCTAAGCTGACGGAGGCCGGAATAGTAAGGGAGGCGATGTTCCCAACGTGGATTGCAAACCCAATTATGGTCCGCAAGCAGGATGGGTCGtggcgcatgtgcatcgacttttCTGATCTAAACAAGGCATGCCCTAAGGATTGCTACCCACTCCCGGAAATCGATCAGAAGGTAGAGTCGCTACAAGGATTTAAGCTAAAATGCTTCTTGGATGCAAACAAAGGGTATCACCAGATATTGATGATCAAAGAAGACGAAGAGAAAACAGCCTTCTATACAGACCATGGCACGTTCTGCTACACCAAGATGCCTTTTGGGTTAAAGAATGCAGGGGCGACATACCAGCGGCTAGTCGACTCGATATTCGCCAAGCAAATTGGAAGGAATATTGAGGTGTATGTAGATGATATGGTGATTAAGAGTCCAAATGAAGAAAAGATGTTGCAAGACATCGAAGAGACTTTCAAGACATTAGAGGTGGCCAAGATGAAACTAAACCCAACCAAATGCACGTTTGTAGTGGAAGAGGGGCAATTCTTGGGCTACTATGTTACTAGACAATCCGTCCAGCCCAGCCCAACCAAGGTCGACGAGTTCATCGAGACGCCAACCCCAAACTCTCTTAGAGATGCACAAGGTCTGAACGGGAAGCTCACAGCTCTAATCAGGTTCATCTCGAAATCTGCCGACAAGGCTATGTCACTGTTCCACACCTTAAAGGGATGCATCGAGAAAAACAGTTTCCAATGGACGAATGAAGCTGAGAAGGCGCTCCAGAGAATCAAGGAAGCACTGCACAAGCTGCCGACTCTGGCAACCCCCATCCCTGGAGAAACATTACAAGTGTATCTTTCAACATCAGGCGAAGCGATATCATCGGTATTGGCTGTGGAAAGGGAAGGGGAGCAGAGACCGGTATACTTTGTTAGCAGAGCGCTGCAGGGACCAGAACTCAACTATCTCACGCTGGAAAAATTGGTGCTGGCACTCATCTACGCTGCGAGACGATTAAGGCGATACTTCCAGGCACATCAAATCGAGGTACTCACAAGCTACCCCATTAAACAGATCTTGCTTAAGCCGGAGACGTCGGGTCGGCTGGCCAAGTGGGCAATTGAACTGGGTGAGCACGATATAAACTACCGCCCAAGAACAAGTATCAAAGGGCAGGCACTGGCTGATTTCTTACTAGAAATTCCTGACGGAGGGAACCCGACGAAAGAAAAGGTGTGGGTAGTTGAAGAGGCCACTACCGGCGATGGTTCATGGACCCTGTACACGGACGGAGCGTCCAGCAGGGAAGGCTCAGGGGCGGGGCTGATCCTAACTAGCCCAGAAGGAGAAGAGGTAACCTACACCCTCCGTTTCGACTTCCATACATCGAACAACGAGGCGGAGTATGAGGCGCTGCTTGCAGGGTTGCGACTCGCCAAACAGATGGGTGCGAAAGCTGTAACAGCACTAACCGACTCAAGGTTACCAGCTAACCAAGTCAATGGGAGTTTCGAGGTAAGAGACCAAAGAATGGGAAACTATGTAAAGATGGTAAAGCAACTGGTAGGATCATTCGGCCAATTTACAATCAAGCAGATACCCAGAAGTGAGAACAAGAGGGCAGACGCTTTGAGCAAGCTAGCGTCCACTTGTTTTGACCACCTGTCAAAGAAAGTTTTAGTGGAGGTGCTCCGGGAGAGAAGTATTGATGAACAACAGGTGAACATCTTGACCTCCGTTGGACCCACATGGATGACACCGTTCCGGGAATACCTCCAGAGAGGAGTGTTGCCGGACGACCATGACGAGGCCAGAAAAATACGTATAAAGGCGCCCTCATACGCAATGGTGAATGGGGAATTGTACAAGAAGGGATTCACGTCTCCATGGCTAAAATGTGTAGATCGAGCCAGGGGGAGAGAGATATTGCAGGAAGCACACTCAGGGCAGGTAGGCGCACACAAAGGGGCGAGGGCTTTGACAGGAAAGGTGCTACGAATGGGGGTATACTAG